The Phaeobacter gallaeciensis DSM 26640 genomic sequence CGATCTGGTCACAACCGCATTCTAAGCCGGTCTCCTTCGAGGATGTGAAAGCTGTTTCGAAAGAGCGTATCGGCAGAATTATTGCCGAGCTGGGCTTGTCGTAACTCTCTAAAAAGGAACTGAAAAAATGTCTACTGTAGCGCGCAATGCGTCCAACCAGAACATCTTCAAATCGATGAAGGACATCGATCTGACCTCTCGTGAGGTTTCACACCAGTGCGGTGTTACCATGAACGACAGCGTTGAGGCCCGTGCCATCGCTGAGTTCATGGGGGAGAACGACCCCAATGTCACGATCACCTACAACCCTGCAACCATCCGCATTGATGGTGAGGGCAAGCTGATCTTCAAAATGAACGAGATCACCGAGTTCCTGGGCCGCGAGATGACGGCTGAGACCTTCGAGGTCAACACCTCCACCCACTACGGGCGGATGGTCCGGGTCGACGACGATACCGTGATCCTGTTCGGCGACATGAATGAGGTTATGGACTACATTTGATCGCCTTCTGACCGTTCCGGGGCCTCCGCATCAGAGAGGTCTCGGGACCACAAAAAACTCAGCAAATATGCAAGGGAGGACACTATGTTCAAGACACCGGATGGAAAAGAGATTTTCGTACTCGACGGGCACACCCATTTCTGGGACGGCAGCCCCGAGAACCAATCAAATGTACACGGCAAGCAGTTTATTGATTGCTTCTATGCCTATCATACCAACCTGAGCCCTGAGGATCAGCTTTGGGAGAAGGCCAAGTTTGAGAAGTATTCCGAGGACGATATCTACCGTGACCTGTTCGTTGACGGGCCCGACGATATGGCGATCATCCAGTCGACCTACTTGAACGATTTTTACAAGAACGGCTTCTCTTCGATCGAACGTTCATCGTCGATGGCGCAACGTCACCCAGAGCGCTTTATTGTCAACGGCAGCTTTGATCCGCGCGATGGTGAAAAGGCGCTGGAATACATCCACTACATGAAAGAGACCTTTGATATCAAAGGTGTGAAAATGTACACGGCCGAGTGGAACGGCGAGAGCAAGGGTTGGGCGCTGAACGATCCTGCGGCTTACAAGTGCTTTGAGCTGTGCGAAAAACTGGGTATCAAAAACGTCCACGTCCACAAGGGTCCAACGATCATCCCTCTGTCAAAGGATGCGTTTGACGTTCATGATGTCGACCACGCGGCGACTGATTTCCAGGGCCTTAACTGGATTATCGAACATTGCGGCATGCCGCGGATCGATGACTTCTGCTGGATCGCCACGCAGGAGACCAACGTCTATGGCGGCCTGGCGGTGACCATGCCCTTCGTCCATTCGCGTCCACGCTACTTCGGAGAAGTGATGGCTGAATTGTTGTGGTGGGTTGGCGAAGACAAGCTGCTGTTCGGCTCGGATTATGCGATCTGGACCCCCCAATGGCTGGTTGAGCAGTTCTGGAACTATCAGATCCCCGAAGACATTTCGGCCGAACGTGGTGGTGTGCAGCTGACCGACGAGGTGAAGGAGAAGATCCTCGGACTGAACGCGGCCAAGCTCTACGATATCGACGTAGCTGCTAAAAAAGCCGAGCTTTCTGGCTCTCCTGTGCAGATTGCGGCGGAGTAGAGCGATGCTCGTGGCCAATCTAAAAGCAGAGTTGGAAACCGACGTTTGGGAATGTCTCGACGCAGTGACAGACCCTGAACTTGACGAGCCCATCACAGAGATGGGCTTCGTCGAGCGGATTGAGGTTACAGACGCGAAGAAGGTGCGCGTTGAGTTTCGACTTCCAACCTATTGGTGTTCGCCGAACTTCGCCTTTCTCATGGCCTTCGGTATCCGCAAAGAGGTGACCTCAATCCCTTGGGTGGTCGAGGCGGAGGTGCAGCTGAACGATCATTGCTTCGGTGAAAAGGTCAACGAGGGTGTCAATAGCGGTCGTCCCTACCATGAAATCTTTGCAGATTATTGTGATGGGGCACGGCTTGATGAGGTGGTTGACACCTTCCTCGCCAAAGCTTTCGACCGGCGTCAGGAAACTGTGCTGCTCGGATTGCAGGGGCTTGGCTATGACGCAGGAGACATCGTCTCAATGCCTCTTGAAAAGCTTCAGCGGGTGGCCTTCACCGGTGAGGAGGAGCTGCGGCAATTGCCGCGTTACCTTGATCTGCTGTTGGCTCAGGGGTTGGCGTCTGCTCCGGATGATCTGGCCTTTCCCGCATGGGACGGAGATGAGATCGCTCCGCATGAACTTGGGGCACATCTTGCCAAGCTGCGCGGCACTCGGATCAATATGGAGTTCAACGGAGCGCTGTGTCGGGGGCTTGCCAAGACGCGATATAAAGAGGTCGAAATTGGGGCTGATGGCCCGAGGTTGATCGACTTTATCGAAGGCCGGGTTCCGCCTCGGGAAGACCGCGCTGCGCGAAGTTAACTATCAGAAATATAATATAAAAATTTGAATGTGCCTGGAATTTCATCTGGGCCGATGGAGGAAGATATGGCTAAACTCATGGTACACGGCCAGACTGCTCGCAACTGCCTGGCGCGCGGCGTTGCGCGGCTGGCGGCAGCGGTAGAACCGACGCTTGGGCCCAAGGGGCTGAACGCGATGGTGGACCGCCCAGTGGGCACTCCGCTAGTGACCCGTGACG encodes the following:
- a CDS encoding metal-sulfur cluster assembly factor, whose product is MLVANLKAELETDVWECLDAVTDPELDEPITEMGFVERIEVTDAKKVRVEFRLPTYWCSPNFAFLMAFGIRKEVTSIPWVVEAEVQLNDHCFGEKVNEGVNSGRPYHEIFADYCDGARLDEVVDTFLAKAFDRRQETVLLGLQGLGYDAGDIVSMPLEKLQRVAFTGEEELRQLPRYLDLLLAQGLASAPDDLAFPAWDGDEIAPHELGAHLAKLRGTRINMEFNGALCRGLAKTRYKEVEIGADGPRLIDFIEGRVPPREDRAARS
- a CDS encoding amidohydrolase family protein, with translation MFKTPDGKEIFVLDGHTHFWDGSPENQSNVHGKQFIDCFYAYHTNLSPEDQLWEKAKFEKYSEDDIYRDLFVDGPDDMAIIQSTYLNDFYKNGFSSIERSSSMAQRHPERFIVNGSFDPRDGEKALEYIHYMKETFDIKGVKMYTAEWNGESKGWALNDPAAYKCFELCEKLGIKNVHVHKGPTIIPLSKDAFDVHDVDHAATDFQGLNWIIEHCGMPRIDDFCWIATQETNVYGGLAVTMPFVHSRPRYFGEVMAELLWWVGEDKLLFGSDYAIWTPQWLVEQFWNYQIPEDISAERGGVQLTDEVKEKILGLNAAKLYDIDVAAKKAELSGSPVQIAAE
- a CDS encoding MmoB/DmpM family protein; translated protein: MSTVARNASNQNIFKSMKDIDLTSREVSHQCGVTMNDSVEARAIAEFMGENDPNVTITYNPATIRIDGEGKLIFKMNEITEFLGREMTAETFEVNTSTHYGRMVRVDDDTVILFGDMNEVMDYI